TCGGGGCTTAGGGAACTGGTAGGGCTTTTGGGGGGCGACTGGGGGGGACTGGCGGGGGACTGGGGGGAGGGTGGAAGGCTTTTGTGCGTTTTGGATGAGTTCtggttgtttgttgtgtttgttgttgttgttgttgttgttgttgttgttgtttttcttcgttttcttcgtctttccgcttctccgttttctttttcttcctcttctttttttcttcgtcttcttcgtggtggtagtgatggttgaaatagtagtagtagtagtagtagtagtagtagtaacaacatcaacaacaacaacagcaacaactttCCCCCCCCCTCTGTTTCAGGCGTTCGGAGAGAGACAGTGcgatgcccaccaccaccaccaccaccaccaccaccaccaccaccaccacagcctcagcCCCGGCCCCTGACCCCGTGCTGTCTGAGCCCACGGCCCCCTCCACCCTCATGCACCACCCACacctggagaaggaggaagaggaggaggaggaggagggggtaagtTTGGCCTCCTCCATGAGTGAGCCGTTCAGGTGTGGGTCAGAATTCTACACCTGCCCAGAATGTCACTTGGAGTTCACGTTTGTAAGGGTTAATCTGCCGTCCTGCTCCCACGACCACTCCTGCAGGTAagccacgcacgcacacacacacacacacacacacacacgcacacacacacgcaccagtTTCCCCGGATGCACACATACAATaaccccttcctctttccccattCCCCATTACCCATATCCCTACAGGTGTGATTACCTGAGGGTGCGAGAGCCACCGTACACAGGCGGGGGCGGTGGGCGTGACGTGTGCTCCACGGGCggcccctcccccccttccttcGCCACGCAGACAAGGGAGGTAATCGTGGACTTTCTCTATGCCACCAGACACGCCCACGCcttctccatcaccatcactgccaggCGTGAGTGTATTTTGTCACTGTCagtcactgtcatcaccatcattgctGTTATCACTGTCACTATTACTGCCACTTTCACTGCAATCACCTCGCCTCTTGTTCACCATCACTGCCAGGCGTAAGTGTGCAGTCACTGTCACTAACTGTCACTGTTATCATCGTTACCGTTATTACtgccattgtcatcatcatcatcaccatcaccatcttcagtcaaaacacacacaaaacacctaaacacacaacaaaacaacacaaaacaaatctTTCCAAACCCAGAACACCGCAGAACACCCCGAAACACCCCGAAACACCCAAAACATAtgaaaatacactgaaaaccacaaaaaaaaaccacatttaaacacacttaaacaccccaaaacaccccaaaacacaccaaaaacccccttagaaccacaaaaaacacatttaaacacacttaaacaccccaaaacacaccaaaacacaccaaaaacacccttagaaccacaaaaaaacacatttaaaacaccccaaaacacaccaaaacacaccaaaaacacccttaaaatcacaaaaaaacacatttcagcACAACTAAACGCTGCAAAAACACCCCTGCTTCTTAACCTCCCCCCACAGGCAACCAGTACCACATCACCGGGGAGGTTAACAAGACCAGGGGATACATCAGCTCCCCGTTCTTCCCCGAGCTGTACCCGAAGGAGCACTGGATGGAATACAGATTGCAAGCACACCATCCGAACACGAGGGTCAAGATTAATTTTCTCGACTTCTTGTTGTCACCTTGGAGTTACGTCGAGGTGggtgctggaagagagagagagtggggagagagggagagggaaatgggTGGTGTAGACTTGTAGAGACTAATCCACATACATTAACTCCACCTACtccacttttcattcattcatctaatccatccatccactggCTGATCCCCCCCTCTTCATCCACCCCACCCACCTCAGTtagcccacccatccacccatccacacactaCCTGCAGGCaaatccacccatccaccaggtgagggaatgagagtgtgggagagagaaagagaaagagagagagagagtgatagtttgcgtgtgtgtgtgtgtgtgtgtgtgtgtgtgtgtgtgtgtgtgtgtgtgtgtgtgtgtacctcatTACTGTACACCCCTCACCCCTATCACCTTACCAGTCAACATTCACCCCgcattcatctttcatttcacctccacccctctccactctccacttctccccaccctccactctcccGAACAGGTGGAAGACACAAACAAGACTCGGGTGGGGCGTCTTCAGTGGCAGCGTCTTCAGGCCTCCAATTCTTGTGTCTTCCGGCCCCTCACCTCACTGTTCGCTTTAACGGGAATGGAGAAACAGCAAGGGGCTTCAATCTTCAGTACTCCTTCGTCAGCGCTGGTAATGCGTCTGTGTGTTGGGGACAAGAGAGcggttttggtgtgtttttgatgtgtttttggggtgttttgagtgtgttttggggtgttttggggtgttttgtgtgtgttttggggtgttttgtgtgtttttggggtgttttggggtgttttgggatgtttttggggtgttttgtgtgtgtttgtgtgtgttttggggtgttttggggtgttttggtgtgtgttttggggtgttttggggtgttttgtgtgtgttttggggtgttttggggtgttttgtgtgtgttttgggggtgttttgtgtgtttttgggtgttttgtgtgtgttttggggtgttttgaggtgttttggggtgttttggtatgttttggggtgttttggggtgttttgtgtgtgttttggggtgttttggtgtgttttgagtgtgttttggggtgttttgtgtgtgttttggggtgttttgggtggttttggtgtgttttggggtgttttggggtgttttggtatgttttggggtgttttggggtgttttggggtgttttgtgtgtgtgtgtgtgtgtgtgtgtgtgtgatggtacgTACTTGAAGGCTaatcttgtcctctctctctctctctctctctctctctctctctctctctctctctctctctctctctctctctctctctctctctctctctctctctctctcacaggctCACCCGAAAGCATACCAGCCGTTACAGgtacgtcctctctctctctctctctctctcttctctctctctctctctctctctctctcctctcctctctctctctctctctctctgaaattgtgaaaaaaatgacgaaacCTGAAATGAAacacgaatatttttttttttcaattgcttttattttttttcattaatttatttttttctttgtcgaTTTTTCCAACTGTGTATAATCccaatgtactctctctctctctctctctctctctctctctctctctctgaccccctcctctctctttctctctctctctgactaaccCCTTTAAACTGGACCcacacgactaccaccaccaccacaccaccaccatcacctggaccaccaccaccaccaccttctgtaccttcccttccttctcctcctcctcctcctccctcctcctcctcttgctgccaGACTGCGGAGGATTCGTCACCAACTTCGGGGGTACAATCACAATGATGAATATGGCGAAGGGGGGAGAGAAACCTTCACCATGTATGACTGTGTTTGGATATTTCGTTCTCCCAGCAACTTCGCTTTTAAATCCCCACTTATCCATCCGCCTGGTGCAGTTTGAAGACGTGGGTGAGTAgatgtgggtgtgtttgggtgtgtttgggtgtgttttggtgtgttttggtgtgtttgggtgtgttttggggtgttttggtgtgtttttgtgtgttttggggtgtttttgtgtgttttggggtgttttggtgtgtttttggggtgttttggggtgtttttgtgtgtttttggtgtgtgtttgggtgttttggtgtgttttgggtgtgttttggggtgttttggtgtgtttttggtgtgttttggtgtgttttggtgtgttttgtgtgttttagggtgtttgggtgtgttttggtgtgttttggtgtgttttgtgtgttttggtgtgttttggggtgttttggggtgttttgggtgtgtttttgtgtgtttttgtgtgttttggtgttttggtgtgttttggtgtgttttggtgtgttttttgtgtgttttggtgtgttttggtgtgtttggtgtgttttggggtgtgtttgggtgttttggtgtgttttgggtgtgttttggggtgttttggtgtgtttttggtgtgtttgggtgtgtttgggtgtgttttgggtgtgttttgtgtgtttcggggtgttttggtgtgtttgggtgtgttttggtgtgtttggtgtgttttggggtgtttttgtgtgtttttgtgtgttttggtgtgttttgtgtgtttttggtgtgtgtttgtgtgttttggtgtgttttgggtgtgttttgtgtgtttttgtgtgttttttgtttttgtgtgttttggacatgtttattgtgtgtttggggtgttttagatgtgttttgggtatgtttgagtgtgttctggacgtgttttgggtgtgttttgtgtgtttgagtgtgttttggtgtgttttggtgttaaCGTACCCTAAAGACGTGCCTGCAGTAGTAATAACCTTCTAGAAAAAATATCACTAACATTCTGAAGAAGTAGACGAAGGAGCATTCCTGTAGAAGTCCCTGAAGGAGCATTAGCACCACCCTGTAGACCTAACACCCGTAGAAGGCACTGAAGTTAACATACCAAGCCTCCTGCCGTGTTTCCAGTGGCAGGATCTATGCTGGAGATCCGTCAGGGCATCACTAGCCGCGACTACCTGCTGGAGACGGTGCTAGCGGGTCAAGGGAAGCCAGCGACCCGTGGGAATGAACACGTAGCGGCTGCAGACACTGGGTTCTACGTGAGGCTTCGTGGCGCCTTCACACAAAAATCTAAACTTGCTATTGTCTATTCATCCTTCAGTTACATTGGCAGTGAGTGTTGGGCGTGGTGgaggggtgtgggtggtgggtggaggggtggaggggtgtgtgggatgtgtgtgtgtgtgtgtgtgttggttagcTAGTTAgtgtttcggtgtgtgtgtgtgtacgtgtgtgtgtgtgtgtgttggttagcTACTTAGTCTTtcggtgagtgagtgtgtgtaggtgtgtgtgtgtgtgtgtatgtgtgtgtgtgtgtgtgtgtgtgtgtgtgtgtttgattagcTAGTTAGTCTTTCAGTGAGCTTGTGTgtacgtaggtgtgtgtgtgtgtgtgtgtgtgtgtgtgtgttggtttattagttacttagtcagtcagtcagtcagccagtcaatcagtcagccagtcacccagtcagtcagtcagtcagtcagtcagtcagtcagtcaatcagtcagccagtcagtcagtcaatcaatcagtcagtcagtcagccagtcaatcagccagtcagtcagtcagtcagtcagtcagtcagtcagtcagccagtcacccagtcagtcagtcagccagtcagtcagtcagtcagtcagtcagtcagccagtcagtcagtcaatcagtcagtcagtcagccagtcaatcagccagtcagtcagtcagccagtcagtcagtcagtcactcactcacacacacacacacacacaagcagaccactttcaagacacctatcaaTTTAAACaatcccttttctcctttctcgtggggtcctttcctctctcatcctagTGCTCCTTTCCTGCGCTCCTGGACACCCAACAGACCACCCtgcacaacaccaacaccaaaacTATCATAACATTCTCttatctcccttcatctcccgtCCTCTTCCACAGACTGCTACCCTGTCACCGATTTCCTTTGCAAAAACCACCGCTGTATTCCGAAAATGCTGGGCTGTGACGGCTTCGACCACTGCGGAGATGGAAGTGACGAACCTTCCTCCTGTTATGTGGGCCTAGGGAACAACAGTCTCACCCCAGAGGACTCCGCTTGGTGGTATCAAAACACCCCTAACTATTACTTCCCCCAGAAGAATAACTTGCTGCTAGGAGGGCCACACGGATGGTCTAGCCTCATTCTTTTCCTAGCTTTGATTGGTGAGtgtttgtggttgtgtgtgtgtgtgtttgtgtgttaattTTGCTTGGCTGTGTGtgcttaattttgttttttttttctgtgtttttcttgtgttttattttttatttatttttttgttttgctttgcttATGGTTGCTTattcagctgtgtgtgtgtgtgtgtgtgtgtgtgtgtgtgtgtgtgtgtgtgtgtgtgtgtgtgtgtgtgtgcgtgtgtgtatctttTCATCTAATTTACTtcctcagctgtgtgtgtgtgtgtttgtttacttattcattttgtttacttccttatctgtgtatatgcgtgtgtgtgtgtgtgtgtgtgtgtgtgtgtgtgtgtgtatttaatcgtgtgtttttttgtgtttatctctctattttcttttgttgacTTTCTCAGCTGTAGTTCTCGTGATGTTTGGCCTTCTGTCTAACATGTTCCGGGCCGGAGTGCATGCTGGGAGTGGCGCGGGgcacagggagaggaggagtggtggtgagaggagcagCCGGGAAGGTGAGAGTggttgggagagggagagagagaggggggggagttaGCGAGTGGTTGTCATTAACGAGGATGAGAAAACAATTGGTTGGTTAGTTATATAattgttagttagttaattaagtagttatttttatcttatttcatcgTAGTTTATACTCCTCccccttatttttatttatttattattattactttttttttcgatctttTCTGCTCCCCGCTCAAGTGACATAAgaggtaaacaaacacaatcttaatcttgatcttgccGTTGTTGTGCTGCACTGAGGCCCCGTGTGTCCGTCTCTCAGCATCCTCCCTCTCTGATGGCGTGGAGATCTTCGACGCCTCGGCAGACGACCCGCCCCTGTACGAGCCTCCTCCTGACTACGAGGAGGTGGTCAAGCTGATCCTGTCTGGCAACAacctgaaggtgtgtgtgtgtgtgtgtgtgtgtgtgtgtgtgtgtgtgtaaggacatgtggtggtggtggtggtggttgcggtggtgCTAACACGTGTCCCCCTAGCTGGTGCGGCGCCCCGGCGGCGTGACGGCGTGGGTGCCCGACAAAGGTGACGAGGGCAGCAGCACGGCCAGCACCCAGGCGTGGACTCCCAGCGGGCGCCCTACACGCACCCGCCACGCCTCCCTGGACCTGGAGCGCGGTGTGGAGGTGGTGCTGTGGGACGCCAATGGCTTCCCCCGACCCCcccggtgagtgtgtgtgtgtgtgtgtgtgtgtgtgtgtgtgtgtgtatgcttccTGCCGCCGCCGTCGCTAACACGGGCCCTCACACAGACGCGGGCCTCCTGACGCAGCCAGCGCCGCCACCGtggccaccaccactaacaccaccaccaccactgccacgaGCCGCCCCCGCCCCGTGATCGCCAGCCTGCCAGGCCACGTGCGCCGCTCCTCCTTGCCTGCGCCGCCCCTTCCCGAGGTGGTCCGCGCCCACGTGCAGGGCCACAGCGTGAGCATGGCACCGGAGACCATCACGGAGGCCCCAGAGGGCCTGGACTCCCCCGCCGGGCCGCTGCGCACGCCGCGCCACGTGGCCGTGAGAGCCATCCAGCCTGCGCTCAGCTCCCCCTCTCTGTCCATGCGCTCCTTCCACTACGACTCCTCGGCGCCCTCCACGCCCCGCGTCGCCACGCCCCGCGGCGGCGCGCGTGCCTCACGTGACGCTGCAGGCCGCGCCAGCCGCATGGCCAAGCGCGCCCGCCGCCGCAAGAAGACCTCCACGCTGCGGCAGGGGCGCGCCGCTAGGAGCGACGAGGCAGCGCCGCCCTCCTACGAGGCGGCCATGGAGGCCAGCCGCGCCTCCACGCCCGCCCTCTCCCCTCTACAAACACCCTCCCGCACCCCGGATCCTGAGGCTGTGCCcggcccctccacctcctctgccGCCACCCAGGCCCCCGGCCCCGCCTCCCACCCAGCCCCTGTGGCTGGCCCCTCTGGCGCCCCCggcccctcccccgcccccgcccATTCCCCCGCCAGCCTGGTGAGCGAAAGCACACAGACTAGCATGGACCAGGAGGACGCGGCGCCCACCGAGCGCCTGCGCGCGGCGCGCAAAATGTTCCAGCGCATGTCGCGCGAGGCTGACGCCCACGCCCCCGCTGACACCCCcgctccccgccccgcctcagCCCCCGCCCACTCCCGCCCTCCCACTGCCACGGCCGCAGCCACGCCCTCCCCCGCGCCTCGCCCCTCCGTGCGTGCTCCCGCCCGCCGCAGCCTGCCGCCCCACCACAGCGGCACCATCTCCCGCGGCACCGTCAAGGCGCGCACTGCCATGCTGCTGCGCGCCCGCGCCGCGGGCAACGGCAGCGGCGAGTGTGAGTGCAGCGGCGCCTGCTCCTGCGGCCACGCCCGCGCCGGCAGCTCGCGGCGTGGCGGTGCTGTGCGCTCCCGCGTCAACTACTACCTGGCGGTGCAGGAGGCGGCCAGCCCCGAGGGGCCGCCGCCCAGCCTGCCCTCCGACGCCGCCGCCAAGAAGCGCCGCATCACCAGACCGCGCTCGTTCCCCGCCCACGCGCCGCccgcgcctcgccccgccccgcccgcgcCCCGTCCCGGCCCACCCGTGGCCAGCCCCGCCTCTCCCCTGCCGCAGACGGCCGCTTCCCCCATGGAGGAAGATCCTGAGCGGCCCCTGCTGCCCCTGGCCAGTCCCGAGGATGCCCCCGAGGGCGTGCTGCCCAGCATCAGGACCAGAGTGCTGCTGTACGACGACCTCACCCGCAGCGCCACCAACTCCCCCACGCGCCCCCGCGGCCCCGCCCCACCCGCTCCCGCGTCTCCCACCCCCTTGTCCTCCGACCACAGGTCCCCGAGTCCTAAGTGCCCCAGCCCGCGCTCCCCCAGCCCTCGCTCCCCCAGCCCCCGCACGCCCAGCCCCGCCCTGCTGGATAGCCCGGTGCGCCCCGGCCTGGTGCGCGACACCAAGAACCTGATCCTCTCTGCCCTGCGGCAGGAGGCGCCGCCCCGCCAGGAGAGGGAGCCGCGCGTGCCCTACCTCAGGCTGCGCAGCGAGGACGCCGCCACGCCCGAGGGGGAGGCGCCCATCTCCCCGCCCCCCCTCAGGGAGGACCAGGCGCAGAGCATCGAGATGTGGGACGCCTGCTGGCAGAGGAGCGAGCAGCCCCCCGCCCCAGTGAGGCAGGCGCCCCTGCCGCAGCCCCGCGCCCGCGACGCCCTCAGGCTGGAGCTGGACAAGTTCACGCCTTCGGTGCCCCTAGGAGAGTGCAGCGCGGCCTCCCCGGGGGGCGAAAAGGCGCGACGGCAGGAGGAAGCagccggggagggggcggtgaaggaggaggcgatgcagcagcaacagcagcaggacagggaggaggtgaaggaggaggagcacactgagaggaagaaagagaagaagactgatgaggaggaggaagaagaggaggaggaggaagaggatgaggaggaagacagtgaggaggatgatgacgatgaagaagaagacgacaacGACGAGGACGACGCAGAAGCAGGCGACGACGACAGCGACGACCTCCAGGTGCAGGTGACCACCCTGGACGGCCCGTCACGGGGGGAGACGCCCCCCACCTCCCCAGACCCGTCCTTGCTGCCCCTGGACGAGACCCTGGACGAAACCCTGCACTCTGACGAGGAGGACGC
The sequence above is drawn from the Scylla paramamosain isolate STU-SP2022 chromosome 44, ASM3559412v1, whole genome shotgun sequence genome and encodes:
- the LOC135093943 gene encoding histone-lysine N-methyltransferase 2D-like, whose translation is MATSPGTSTTTTTMTVTVTLLLTLALCGVTAGPLNSVHGDLCKKMNGRRYYLEANTQAKVSAINVTLPLYPRLVHPSKVKLAPLPFHRLPVQHRRSERDSAMPTTTTTTTTTTTTTTASAPAPDPVLSEPTAPSTLMHHPHLEKEEEEEEEEGVSLASSMSEPFRCGSEFYTCPECHLEFTFVRVNLPSCSHDHSCRCDYLRVREPPYTGGGGGRDVCSTGGPSPPSFATQTREVIVDFLYATRHAHAFSITITARRNQYHITGEVNKTRGYISSPFFPELYPKEHWMEYRLQAHHPNTRVKINFLDFLLSPWSYVEVEDTNKTRVGRLQWQRLQASNSCVFRPLTSLFALTGMEKQQGASIFSTPSSALAHPKAYQPLQGFVTNFGGTITMMNMAKGGEKPSPCMTVFGYFVLPATSLLNPHLSIRLVQFEDVVAGSMLEIRQGITSRDYLLETVLAGQGKPATRGNEHVAAADTGFYVRLRGAFTQKSKLAIVYSSFSYIGNCYPVTDFLCKNHRCIPKMLGCDGFDHCGDGSDEPSSCYVGLGNNSLTPEDSAWWYQNTPNYYFPQKNNLLLGGPHGWSSLILFLALIAVVLVMFGLLSNMFRAGVHAGSGAGHRERRSGGERSSREASSLSDGVEIFDASADDPPLYEPPPDYEEVVKLILSGNNLKLVRRPGGVTAWVPDKGDEGSSTASTQAWTPSGRPTRTRHASLDLERGVEVVLWDANGFPRPPRRGPPDAASAATVATTTNTTTTTATSRPRPVIASLPGHVRRSSLPAPPLPEVVRAHVQGHSVSMAPETITEAPEGLDSPAGPLRTPRHVAVRAIQPALSSPSLSMRSFHYDSSAPSTPRVATPRGGARASRDAAGRASRMAKRARRRKKTSTLRQGRAARSDEAAPPSYEAAMEASRASTPALSPLQTPSRTPDPEAVPGPSTSSAATQAPGPASHPAPVAGPSGAPGPSPAPAHSPASLVSESTQTSMDQEDAAPTERLRAARKMFQRMSREADAHAPADTPAPRPASAPAHSRPPTATAAATPSPAPRPSVRAPARRSLPPHHSGTISRGTVKARTAMLLRARAAGNGSGECECSGACSCGHARAGSSRRGGAVRSRVNYYLAVQEAASPEGPPPSLPSDAAAKKRRITRPRSFPAHAPPAPRPAPPAPRPGPPVASPASPLPQTAASPMEEDPERPLLPLASPEDAPEGVLPSIRTRVLLYDDLTRSATNSPTRPRGPAPPAPASPTPLSSDHRSPSPKCPSPRSPSPRSPSPRTPSPALLDSPVRPGLVRDTKNLILSALRQEAPPRQEREPRVPYLRLRSEDAATPEGEAPISPPPLREDQAQSIEMWDACWQRSEQPPAPVRQAPLPQPRARDALRLELDKFTPSVPLGECSAASPGGEKARRQEEAAGEGAVKEEAMQQQQQQDREEVKEEEHTERKKEKKTDEEEEEEEEEEEDEEEDSEEDDDDEEEDDNDEDDAEAGDDDSDDLQVQVTTLDGPSRGETPPTSPDPSLLPLDETLDETLHSDEEDAGPAAPPAPRKAPVPSPRGSKMAACPDMSQRGILPPGEGRPPRWDYI